A portion of the Halobacillus ihumii genome contains these proteins:
- a CDS encoding PRC-barrel domain-containing protein: MFHNEKKIHGYQINATDDELGKVESFLFDDESWTIRYLVADTRKWLPGRTVLISPISITAVNHEESHVTVQLSKEQVKDSPNIDSESPVSREQELKLNQYYGWGSYWGGPGVWGANMYPNHLLGEHLVQDSLNTEEEPGESHIRSTSEIENYEIHAEDGGVGHVESFLLDDESWRIRYIIVETKNWQSGKKVLVAPAWITEVKWEEKRVYVSLNQEKVKNAPEYDPDSPISNAFEEKLHNAYGKEFSHNK, translated from the coding sequence ATGTTTCATAATGAAAAGAAAATCCACGGCTATCAGATTAATGCAACCGATGATGAATTAGGAAAGGTTGAATCTTTTCTGTTTGATGATGAGAGTTGGACGATTCGCTACCTCGTTGCGGACACCCGAAAGTGGCTTCCAGGACGTACCGTACTAATCTCCCCGATTTCCATCACAGCTGTTAACCACGAAGAAAGTCATGTCACTGTACAATTATCAAAAGAGCAAGTGAAGGACAGTCCGAATATCGATTCAGAAAGCCCAGTATCCCGTGAGCAGGAGTTGAAATTAAACCAATATTACGGTTGGGGCAGTTACTGGGGCGGTCCTGGCGTTTGGGGTGCAAATATGTATCCTAACCACCTGCTGGGAGAACACCTTGTTCAAGATTCCCTTAACACGGAGGAAGAACCTGGAGAGTCCCATATAAGAAGCACCTCGGAAATTGAGAATTACGAAATTCATGCAGAAGATGGCGGGGTCGGTCATGTTGAAAGTTTCCTTTTAGATGACGAAAGCTGGCGAATCCGCTATATAATAGTAGAGACGAAAAATTGGCAATCTGGAAAAAAAGTGCTTGTCGCACCTGCATGGATTACGGAAGTGAAATGGGAGGAAAAGAGAGTTTATGTTTCTCTTAATCAAGAAAAGGTTAAAAATGCGCCTGAATACGACCCTGATTCCCCTATTTCAAATGCATTCGAAGAAAAGCTTCACAATGCTTACGGAAAAGAATTTTCTCACAATAAATAA
- a CDS encoding glycerophosphodiester phosphodiesterase, which produces MSRFLFILIMGVLFMGVFSTSAANVSANEIKNKDRQQTITIAHRGASGYAPENTMAAFEKSVDMKAEMFELDVQMSKDGKLVVIHDTTVDRTTNGSGQVGDFTYEELQQLDAGSWFSEEFAGEKIPTLGQVLDQFKGRSGILIELKSPSLYPGIEQKVADALVSRNMHKPENEKIIVQSFDHESMKKFHSILPSVPIGVLLGYSENGVSNEQLTEFSSYADYFNPNKAMITKDLVERIHEYDMKTHPYTVRDRESANYLLEAGVDGIITDFPDYVDPRKG; this is translated from the coding sequence ATGTCACGTTTTTTGTTCATTCTCATCATGGGGGTATTATTTATGGGAGTATTCAGTACATCAGCAGCAAATGTTTCCGCTAATGAAATTAAGAACAAGGACCGTCAACAAACTATTACGATCGCACATAGGGGAGCTTCCGGCTATGCACCCGAGAATACGATGGCAGCGTTTGAAAAATCAGTTGATATGAAGGCAGAAATGTTTGAGCTTGATGTCCAAATGAGTAAGGATGGAAAGCTGGTGGTGATTCATGATACAACAGTAGATCGTACGACAAATGGCTCTGGTCAAGTGGGAGATTTTACATATGAAGAGCTGCAGCAGCTTGATGCGGGGAGTTGGTTCAGTGAAGAATTCGCTGGTGAAAAAATTCCAACACTCGGCCAGGTGCTTGATCAGTTTAAAGGGAGATCAGGAATATTAATTGAATTGAAATCACCATCCCTTTACCCGGGAATTGAACAAAAGGTAGCGGATGCACTTGTTTCCCGCAATATGCATAAGCCGGAAAATGAAAAGATTATTGTGCAGTCATTTGACCATGAATCTATGAAGAAATTCCATTCGATCCTGCCATCAGTACCGATAGGGGTTCTGCTTGGTTATAGTGAAAATGGCGTGTCAAATGAACAGCTGACCGAATTCTCATCGTACGCAGATTACTTTAACCCTAATAAAGCAATGATTACGAAAGATCTCGTTGAACGAATCCATGAATATGACATGAAAACCCATCCTTATACTGTGAGAGATCGCGAATCTGCAAACTATCTTTTAGAAGCAGGGGTAGATGGTATTATTACTGACTTTCCAGATTACGTTGACCCTCGTAAAGGATAA
- a CDS encoding YwgA family protein — protein sequence MLENHAKLMQFFSSSEDIVGRKKLQKMIYILKKCDIPFEERYEFHFYGPYSEELTLRIEEMCNLGFISETKEEKKNYYQYRYRMTEAGHDFLKHSNVHLPPFDEHIKEMGAQSSRFLELVSTMLFFEQLPKDEITEKVHIVKGKQNYSSEEITEGWNFIEKLRRIH from the coding sequence ATGTTGGAGAATCACGCAAAGTTAATGCAATTCTTCTCAAGCTCTGAAGACATCGTCGGACGAAAAAAGCTGCAAAAGATGATTTATATCTTGAAAAAGTGTGATATTCCTTTTGAGGAACGTTATGAATTTCATTTTTATGGTCCATATTCTGAAGAATTGACTTTACGGATTGAGGAAATGTGCAACTTAGGTTTCATAAGTGAAACAAAAGAAGAGAAAAAGAATTATTATCAATACCGTTACCGAATGACGGAGGCGGGCCATGATTTTCTTAAACATTCAAATGTACACCTGCCGCCATTTGATGAACATATCAAAGAAATGGGAGCCCAGAGCTCCCGGTTCTTGGAACTCGTTTCCACTATGCTTTTCTTTGAACAATTACCTAAGGATGAAATCACGGAAAAAGTACACATCGTAAAAGGAAAACAAAATTATTCTAGTGAAGAAATAACAGAAGGTTGGAATTTTATTGAAAAACTTCGCCGGATTCATTAG
- a CDS encoding acetyl-CoA hydrolase/transferase family protein → MENDYGRIQDSRLKNRVVSSEEAASWIKDGMTLGLSGFTRAGDVKAVPFSLVERAKTEEFKVNVFTGASLGSDVDKLFAQAGIIHKRLPFQADPMMRSKINKGEHLFVDHHLSHTSELVRGNVLGTIDYAILEAVSITEDGMVIPTTSIGNSLAFAQHAESIIIEINMKQPNLEGLHDLYAPGKQGERDPIPLTKVDDRIGTIGIPVDPEKVKGIVFTDQEDSPSTITAPDQDTVIMAQHLISFLREEVDAGRLTKSLAPIQSGIGSVANAVLHGLIDSEFKNLEVYSEVLQDAVFDLMDAGKVSFASCCSITLSEERMEQVFSDFKQYRDRLIMRPQEISNHPEIIRRLGLISINTALEFDIYGNVNSTHVAGTKMMNGIGGSGDFARNARLAIFVTKSIAKDGSISSIVPFASHIDHTEHDVDVVVTEQGYADLRGLAPRERVGLIIERCAHPIYRDQLWDYYNQAVSRGGQTPHILEEAFSWHKNYNETGTMLKQILQKV, encoded by the coding sequence ATGGAAAATGATTACGGACGAATTCAAGATTCCCGCTTGAAGAATCGTGTTGTTTCTTCAGAAGAAGCCGCCTCATGGATTAAGGATGGTATGACGTTAGGGTTAAGCGGCTTTACACGTGCGGGTGATGTGAAAGCGGTGCCATTTTCGCTGGTAGAACGAGCTAAAACAGAGGAATTTAAAGTAAACGTGTTTACTGGGGCTTCCTTAGGATCAGATGTAGACAAACTTTTTGCCCAAGCTGGCATTATTCATAAACGGCTTCCGTTTCAGGCAGACCCGATGATGAGGAGCAAAATTAACAAAGGTGAACATTTATTTGTTGATCATCATTTATCTCACACTTCTGAATTAGTGAGAGGAAATGTGCTAGGAACTATTGATTACGCAATATTGGAAGCGGTATCAATAACAGAGGATGGCATGGTGATCCCGACAACTTCCATTGGTAATTCATTAGCATTCGCTCAACATGCAGAATCTATCATAATTGAGATCAACATGAAACAACCTAATCTAGAAGGGCTTCATGACCTATATGCCCCAGGCAAACAGGGGGAGCGCGATCCGATCCCGTTAACAAAAGTGGATGATCGAATCGGTACGATCGGAATTCCGGTTGATCCTGAAAAAGTAAAAGGAATTGTGTTTACAGATCAAGAGGATTCCCCATCGACTATAACAGCGCCGGATCAAGATACAGTCATTATGGCACAGCATCTGATTTCCTTTTTACGAGAAGAAGTCGATGCCGGACGTTTAACAAAGAGCCTTGCGCCCATCCAATCCGGCATCGGTTCTGTGGCTAATGCTGTTCTGCACGGCTTGATTGACTCAGAATTTAAGAACTTAGAAGTGTATTCAGAAGTACTTCAAGATGCTGTATTCGATTTAATGGATGCTGGAAAGGTCAGTTTTGCTTCCTGTTGTTCGATCACATTGTCCGAGGAAAGAATGGAACAGGTGTTTAGCGACTTTAAACAGTACCGTGATCGATTAATCATGAGACCACAGGAAATTTCAAACCACCCTGAGATCATCCGCCGCCTAGGTTTGATTTCAATTAATACGGCTTTAGAGTTTGATATCTATGGCAATGTCAATTCTACCCATGTAGCGGGTACAAAAATGATGAATGGCATTGGCGGTTCGGGTGATTTTGCTCGTAACGCCCGCCTGGCTATTTTCGTAACAAAATCAATCGCTAAAGATGGAAGTATATCCAGCATTGTCCCATTTGCTTCTCATATTGATCATACGGAGCACGATGTAGATGTGGTTGTAACGGAACAAGGGTATGCAGACTTACGCGGATTAGCTCCAAGGGAACGTGTCGGGTTAATAATCGAGCGCTGTGCCCATCCTATTTATCGGGACCAACTTTGGGACTACTACAATCAAGCTGTTTCCAGAGGCGGTCAGACCCCTCATATTCTTGAAGAAGCGTTCTCATGGCATAAGAATTATAATGAGACAGGCACAATGCTTAAACAAATCCTGCAAAAAGTATAA
- a CDS encoding HD domain-containing protein: protein MAYRDEKLSEEKVFKDPVHRYIHVRDRVIWDLIGTPEFQRLRRVRQLGTSYLTFHGAEHSRFNHSLGVYEIVRRIISNFKDRPNWDEEERLLCLAAALLHDLGHGPFSHSFEKVFKLDHEDFTQAILLGDTKIHQVLSKVEEGFPKKVADVINKTYKNKLVVSLISSQIDADRMDYLQRDAYFTGVSYGHFDMERILRVMRPMEDQVVVKESGMHAVEDYIMSRYQMYWQVYFHPVTRSAEVILSKILHRAKELYEEGYTFKLEPTHFLSFFTEKPNLKEYLALDESITLYYFQMWMEEDDPILSDLCDRFVNRRLLKYIEFNPNSQMNEWMELYRLFQEAGVNPDYYLVVDSSSDLPYDFYRPGEEGERLPIHLLKPNQELKELSRLSDIVESISGKKRTDHKLYIPLDRLEEMPDRSKTKQRIMEILFG from the coding sequence ATGGCCTATCGTGACGAGAAGTTAAGTGAAGAAAAAGTATTTAAAGACCCCGTACATCGCTACATTCATGTACGCGACCGAGTCATCTGGGACTTGATCGGCACACCTGAATTTCAGCGCCTAAGAAGAGTTAGACAGTTGGGGACGAGCTACTTAACGTTTCATGGAGCTGAGCATAGCCGCTTCAACCACTCACTCGGAGTGTACGAAATTGTACGTAGAATTATTAGCAACTTTAAAGACCGGCCTAATTGGGACGAAGAGGAACGCTTGCTTTGTTTAGCGGCCGCCCTGCTGCATGATCTCGGACACGGCCCCTTTTCTCATTCGTTTGAAAAAGTCTTCAAGCTCGATCATGAGGATTTCACGCAGGCAATCCTGCTCGGAGACACGAAAATCCATCAAGTGCTCTCTAAAGTAGAAGAAGGGTTTCCGAAAAAAGTGGCAGACGTTATTAATAAAACGTATAAAAATAAACTCGTGGTCAGTCTGATTTCGAGCCAAATTGATGCGGACCGAATGGATTATCTGCAGCGTGATGCCTATTTTACAGGGGTAAGTTACGGCCATTTTGACATGGAGCGGATTCTTCGAGTGATGCGTCCGATGGAGGACCAGGTGGTTGTCAAAGAAAGCGGAATGCATGCAGTCGAGGATTACATTATGAGTCGTTATCAAATGTATTGGCAAGTTTATTTTCACCCTGTGACACGGAGTGCTGAAGTGATTTTATCAAAAATTCTTCACCGTGCGAAAGAGCTGTATGAGGAAGGGTACACCTTCAAACTGGAACCGACACATTTTCTTTCCTTTTTTACAGAAAAGCCAAATTTAAAGGAGTATTTAGCTTTGGATGAGTCGATCACACTCTACTATTTTCAAATGTGGATGGAAGAAGATGATCCTATACTGTCTGACCTTTGTGATCGATTCGTTAACCGACGACTCTTAAAGTACATAGAGTTTAACCCAAATTCACAGATGAACGAATGGATGGAGCTGTATAGGCTGTTCCAGGAAGCAGGGGTGAATCCTGACTATTATTTAGTCGTCGATTCAAGCTCTGATTTACCATATGATTTTTACCGTCCTGGCGAAGAAGGGGAGCGGCTTCCTATCCATTTGTTAAAGCCCAACCAAGAACTTAAGGAGTTATCCCGTCTCTCAGATATTGTTGAATCGATTTCTGGAAAAAAACGTACAGATCATAAATTATATATCCCGCTTGATCGATTAGAGGAAATGCCGGACAGGAGTAAGACGAAACAGCGTATTATGGAAATTTTGTTTGGATAA
- a CDS encoding serine hydrolase domain-containing protein, with protein sequence MDKKGVTSTKHHIREDGFSGTVLVKDHKEVLFQSASGHANRADECLNELNTRFGIASGCKLFTAIAIAQLVENNLLSFQTRLKDCLDIEFPYVDERVTIHHLLTHSSGMADYFDEERMDDFGDVWKQTPMYLLKNLKDFLPMFQHGKMMFTPGEKFHYNNAGYIVLGLIVEQQTGISFQEYVEKNIFERCGMEQSGYFSLDSLPGNTAYGYIDQQDGTWRTNAYSIPIKGGADGGAFVSASDMIKLWEALMDYKLLDEQTTNTLLTPYAHVNEEVDYGYGLWVNYKHNSIYKYHVMGYDPGVSFHAAFYPQSEVTLAVLSNKSSGARDVMKELEKAFVM encoded by the coding sequence TTGGATAAGAAGGGTGTAACATCAACTAAACATCATATCAGAGAGGATGGCTTTTCTGGGACAGTATTGGTGAAAGATCACAAAGAGGTGCTATTTCAATCTGCATCTGGCCATGCTAATCGAGCTGATGAGTGCTTGAATGAACTCAATACCCGCTTTGGAATTGCCTCTGGCTGCAAATTATTTACGGCTATAGCCATTGCGCAACTTGTTGAAAATAACCTGCTGTCCTTTCAAACACGACTTAAAGATTGTTTAGATATTGAATTTCCGTATGTTGATGAAAGAGTTACAATCCACCACCTGTTAACCCATAGTTCGGGGATGGCAGATTATTTTGATGAAGAACGAATGGATGACTTTGGAGATGTTTGGAAACAAACTCCGATGTATTTGTTAAAGAATCTAAAGGATTTTCTCCCAATGTTCCAACATGGAAAAATGATGTTTACTCCTGGAGAGAAATTTCATTACAACAATGCTGGATACATAGTACTCGGGTTAATCGTGGAACAACAAACGGGTATTTCTTTTCAAGAATATGTGGAAAAAAACATTTTCGAGCGGTGCGGAATGGAGCAGTCGGGTTATTTCTCGCTCGATAGCCTGCCTGGAAACACTGCATATGGATACATCGATCAACAGGATGGGACATGGAGGACAAATGCGTACTCCATTCCGATTAAAGGTGGAGCGGATGGCGGTGCCTTTGTATCTGCATCCGATATGATCAAATTATGGGAGGCTTTGATGGATTATAAGTTATTAGATGAACAAACGACAAACACGCTCCTGACTCCATATGCCCATGTGAATGAAGAAGTTGACTATGGATATGGGTTATGGGTCAACTATAAACATAATTCTATCTATAAATACCACGTAATGGGATACGATCCTGGAGTAAGTTTTCATGCTGCTTTCTATCCGCAGTCAGAAGTGACGCTTGCCGTCCTTTCGAACAAAAGCTCAGGAGCACGCGATGTCATGAAGGAGTTAGAAAAAGCTTTTGTTATGTAG
- a CDS encoding GNAT family N-acetyltransferase, with protein sequence MNPILLDFPHEFETERLFVRLPKPGDGKAVYESLRTSIDELKPWMPFAQNDQSEEETEINIREAHINFLKREDLRLLAFHKQTGELVCSSGLHRIDWEVPKFEIGYWADTRFCGNGYATEAVEGITGFAFKELGANRVEIRCDSNNVKSKAIPERLNFDFEGILRNEDRSADGKELRDTCVYAKVKL encoded by the coding sequence ATGAACCCTATACTGCTTGATTTTCCCCATGAATTTGAAACCGAGCGTTTATTTGTCAGGCTCCCAAAACCAGGGGATGGGAAGGCAGTCTATGAGTCTCTTAGAACCTCGATAGATGAACTTAAGCCGTGGATGCCCTTTGCTCAGAACGATCAAAGTGAAGAGGAAACGGAAATCAACATTCGGGAAGCACATATAAATTTCTTGAAAAGAGAAGACTTAAGACTGCTTGCCTTTCACAAACAAACGGGAGAGCTAGTTTGCTCCTCGGGCCTACATCGTATAGATTGGGAAGTTCCTAAGTTTGAGATTGGATACTGGGCCGATACCCGTTTTTGCGGAAATGGTTATGCAACAGAAGCCGTAGAAGGGATAACAGGTTTTGCTTTTAAAGAATTGGGGGCTAATCGTGTTGAGATAAGGTGCGACTCTAATAATGTGAAGAGCAAGGCAATACCCGAGAGATTGAATTTTGATTTTGAAGGAATTCTTAGAAACGAAGATCGCTCGGCAGATGGGAAAGAACTTCGGGACACATGCGTTTATGCAAAGGTTAAACTATAG
- a CDS encoding GNAT family N-acetyltransferase, giving the protein MSGVEIKELQSETEILEAFPVMRQLRTHLDQETYLALVTEAREKDSYQLFALYDQGEVVAVTGFKPMITLYYGRFVWVCDLVTNRENRSKGYGDQLLSFVHEWTKEHGFEAVALSSGLQRNDAHRFYEERMDYNKASYVFKKVIE; this is encoded by the coding sequence ATGAGCGGTGTCGAAATTAAAGAGTTACAATCAGAAACAGAAATTTTAGAAGCTTTTCCAGTCATGAGACAACTTCGTACCCATTTGGATCAAGAAACGTATTTAGCGCTTGTTACAGAAGCAAGGGAAAAGGACAGCTATCAGCTTTTTGCTCTATATGACCAAGGAGAGGTTGTCGCTGTAACCGGATTTAAACCAATGATAACCCTTTATTATGGACGTTTTGTATGGGTGTGTGATCTTGTGACAAACAGGGAGAATCGCTCAAAAGGGTATGGTGATCAACTACTTTCTTTTGTCCATGAGTGGACGAAAGAGCATGGCTTTGAAGCAGTGGCTTTATCGTCAGGGTTGCAGCGAAATGATGCCCATCGGTTTTATGAGGAACGAATGGATTATAACAAGGCAAGTTATGTGTTTAAGAAAGTGATCGAATAG
- a CDS encoding ABC transporter permease subunit → MKLIKFMFYYIFGLVGILLISASPALFKTGTFFNVSAYISELTYLFQTVIHPSEWVYFFKGNPVPLFEYLWDPYRYSMTIFMGAIALGFVLAFLFAIGTFFLPSIVKRLVMRLLNLVEAVPDLLLAFSAQLVIVWLYKQTEILFMDFVTVGQERIYALPIAALAILPMVSLYKIILIQLDEEMTKSYVQFAKSKGMVKSFILNVHILRNIIKSIFYHSKIILWGALSSLLIIEYIFNIHGITSAFMSDFRPIVTFLILVMLFTPFFIFYQGTELFIFKENRVAEETNLKMNRFLGSISFKPNGKLIGLFIREVGVHFKNVKFLIGFGVIFAIVATSLIYTATADPLVEKFYHIYDDNGILVSAAPHSHEYVFLGTDELGYSILDQMLTGAKYTVLFGIAIALLRVAIGFILAIPYAFFCPPKLQRVLEKLVDGMHFLPLTVIAYLLLRPVLWMPPGGFTTTEMERIVYQAIVLTILAVPLLITLFGNEMKLIMKEEFVLSTKVLGGSSVHLLWRHLLPHLSARMGIVFGQQFIQTLLIFIHLGVFSIFFGGTDVSHTPFMPDPPQSTTYEWSGLIGSSKNALMTGRWWYIIPPLVAFMVVIVSMQFVIQGIKEVQQKRVGVPVERNQWYRRLFSASKSQKTTAKQPAKEDFVFMNSEHSRSS, encoded by the coding sequence GTGAAGTTAATCAAGTTTATGTTTTATTATATTTTTGGCCTAGTTGGCATTCTTTTAATCAGTGCTTCACCGGCCTTATTCAAAACGGGTACTTTCTTCAATGTATCTGCCTATATTAGCGAGTTGACCTATTTGTTCCAAACAGTGATCCATCCGTCGGAGTGGGTGTATTTTTTCAAAGGGAATCCGGTGCCATTATTTGAATATCTCTGGGATCCTTATCGATACTCTATGACCATATTCATGGGGGCGATTGCATTAGGGTTCGTCCTTGCCTTCTTATTTGCTATTGGTACCTTTTTCCTGCCTTCTATTGTTAAAAGGCTTGTAATGAGGCTGCTTAATTTAGTTGAAGCTGTACCCGATCTGCTTCTCGCCTTTAGTGCTCAGCTAGTTATTGTGTGGCTGTATAAACAGACAGAGATCTTGTTCATGGATTTTGTTACGGTTGGACAAGAAAGGATTTATGCTCTTCCCATTGCAGCATTAGCCATTCTTCCTATGGTTTCCCTTTATAAAATTATATTAATTCAATTGGACGAAGAAATGACGAAATCCTATGTGCAATTCGCCAAAAGTAAAGGGATGGTAAAATCCTTTATCCTTAACGTCCATATTCTTAGGAATATTATTAAAAGCATATTTTATCATTCAAAAATTATCCTGTGGGGAGCTTTATCGAGTCTCCTGATTATCGAGTATATTTTCAACATTCATGGGATTACTTCAGCTTTTATGAGTGACTTTAGACCGATTGTGACATTTTTAATCCTCGTTATGCTGTTCACGCCGTTTTTTATTTTTTACCAGGGAACAGAGTTGTTTATCTTTAAGGAAAACAGGGTTGCAGAAGAGACCAATTTGAAGATGAACAGGTTCCTCGGATCTATTTCGTTCAAGCCAAATGGAAAGTTAATTGGACTGTTTATTCGGGAAGTGGGTGTGCATTTCAAAAATGTTAAATTCCTGATTGGATTTGGAGTTATCTTTGCCATTGTTGCAACCAGCTTGATCTACACAGCTACAGCTGATCCTCTTGTTGAAAAGTTCTATCACATTTATGACGACAACGGAATATTAGTCAGCGCAGCCCCTCACTCTCATGAATATGTCTTCCTCGGGACAGATGAGCTTGGCTACAGCATATTAGACCAGATGCTTACTGGAGCGAAGTATACGGTTCTCTTTGGCATAGCTATTGCTTTGTTAAGGGTGGCAATTGGCTTTATCCTTGCTATACCTTACGCTTTTTTCTGCCCTCCTAAGCTGCAGCGAGTGCTGGAGAAATTGGTAGACGGAATGCATTTCTTACCCTTAACGGTTATTGCTTACTTATTGCTAAGGCCTGTGTTGTGGATGCCTCCGGGCGGGTTTACGACAACGGAAATGGAGAGGATCGTCTATCAGGCGATTGTTCTTACTATTCTGGCTGTGCCACTTCTTATCACGTTATTTGGAAATGAAATGAAACTAATTATGAAGGAAGAATTTGTCCTGAGTACTAAAGTGTTAGGCGGCAGTTCAGTTCATTTATTGTGGAGACATTTGCTTCCTCACTTAAGCGCTCGAATGGGAATTGTATTTGGTCAACAGTTTATTCAGACCTTGTTAATCTTCATTCATTTGGGGGTGTTTAGCATCTTTTTCGGAGGGACAGATGTTTCGCATACCCCATTTATGCCAGACCCGCCGCAATCGACTACTTACGAATGGTCCGGTCTGATTGGTTCATCTAAGAATGCTTTAATGACGGGGCGATGGTGGTACATTATCCCTCCGCTCGTTGCATTCATGGTAGTCATCGTTTCCATGCAGTTCGTTATCCAAGGCATCAAGGAAGTCCAGCAAAAACGTGTTGGGGTGCCTGTTGAACGCAATCAATGGTATCGCAGGTTATTCTCTGCAAGTAAGTCGCAAAAGACTACTGCCAAGCAGCCGGCTAAAGAAGACTTTGTGTTTATGAATAGTGAGCATAGTCGTTCTTCTTAA
- a CDS encoding ring-cleaving dioxygenase, with translation MNGLKGIHHVTAITSSAEKNYEFFTYVLGMRLVKKTVNQDDIQTYHLFFADDTGSPGTDMTFFDFPGIPKGVHGTNEISKTSFRVPSDEALDYWVKRFDRLKVKHSGIKEQFGKKVLSFVDFDDQHYQLISDENNEGVSAGAPWQNGPIPLEYAITGLGPIFVRVDNIDYFKDMLEKVLQFTEIDKEGSFHLFEVGEGGNGAAIVVEYNSVLPHARQGFGTVHHTAFRVEDRSVLEEWIKRMDDFGFRTSGYVNRHFFESLYANVAPQILFEFATDGPGFMGDESYETLGEKLSLPPALEPKRKEIEEMVRPIDTVRSTKNFTKE, from the coding sequence ATGAATGGATTAAAAGGCATACACCATGTAACAGCGATTACGAGCAGTGCTGAGAAGAATTATGAATTTTTCACATACGTGCTAGGAATGCGTTTAGTTAAGAAAACAGTTAATCAAGATGACATTCAAACCTACCATTTGTTCTTTGCCGATGATACAGGAAGTCCGGGAACGGATATGACATTCTTTGATTTTCCTGGTATTCCTAAAGGCGTCCACGGAACGAATGAGATTTCGAAAACTTCTTTCCGAGTACCAAGTGATGAAGCTTTGGATTATTGGGTGAAGCGTTTTGATCGGCTAAAGGTAAAGCATAGCGGCATTAAGGAGCAATTTGGTAAAAAGGTGCTATCTTTCGTGGATTTCGATGATCAGCACTATCAACTAATATCTGATGAAAATAATGAAGGCGTGTCTGCTGGTGCCCCATGGCAAAATGGTCCGATTCCTTTAGAATACGCTATTACTGGATTGGGTCCCATTTTTGTGCGTGTTGATAATATCGATTACTTTAAAGACATGTTGGAAAAAGTTCTGCAATTTACTGAAATAGATAAAGAAGGGTCCTTTCATTTATTTGAAGTCGGTGAAGGAGGAAACGGCGCCGCAATAGTTGTTGAATATAACAGCGTTCTTCCGCACGCCAGGCAAGGATTTGGCACGGTACACCATACGGCGTTTCGAGTGGAAGACCGTTCTGTGCTTGAAGAATGGATAAAACGGATGGATGACTTTGGTTTCCGGACTTCCGGCTATGTAAACCGTCATTTCTTTGAGTCCCTTTACGCGAATGTCGCTCCGCAAATCCTGTTCGAGTTTGCTACAGATGGACCAGGGTTTATGGGCGATGAGTCTTATGAAACGCTTGGCGAGAAGCTATCTTTGCCTCCAGCTTTAGAACCGAAACGTAAGGAAATCGAGGAAATGGTCCGCCCAATTGATACAGTTAGAAGTACAAAAAATTTTACTAAAGAATGA
- a CDS encoding VOC family protein: MRTKLLHVRANVKELDRAIKWYKDVLGFSVGGSWPPENPNYVHFEHESGAMFALMEHKNYPTPGRFNFYVDDVDSLWERLKNKAEVVEELFSTAYGSRKFTIVDLDGNELGFVQG, from the coding sequence ATGAGGACCAAACTGTTACACGTCAGAGCAAATGTTAAGGAATTGGACAGAGCAATCAAATGGTATAAAGACGTTTTAGGATTTAGCGTAGGTGGTTCTTGGCCACCAGAAAATCCAAATTATGTCCATTTCGAACATGAAAGTGGAGCAATGTTCGCTCTAATGGAACATAAAAATTATCCTACACCCGGTCGTTTTAATTTCTATGTTGATGATGTGGATTCATTATGGGAGCGGTTAAAGAATAAAGCAGAAGTAGTAGAAGAGTTATTTTCCACTGCATACGGCAGCCGGAAATTTACCATTGTTGATTTGGACGGTAATGAGCTAGGATTTGTTCAAGGCTAA